From the genome of Mucilaginibacter paludis DSM 18603:
GGTGACTAATACTAAATTACAAAAGATAACGTGTCCCTTTTTCATTTATTTTCCACATAAATGGTTAATATTGTTAGCCAACACCTTCAGCAATGACAGACGATCAGGAAATCGATGAGCAGGCGATCAGCCAACTGGACTGGAACGCGCAATCCCTTTTTATTACGCTTTTGGGGCAAGAGGTACAGCGCGTCACCACGGCGATTCTGTTAGACAAGCATGAAAAGACCAGCGAATATGCGCTTTATATGAAAGCGGTAAATGACGTGTTGTTTAACCTATCGCAAAGCTTCTGGGATATTGATATGACGATTAAGCTGATCGAATTTGCCAAGCCAAAAATTAAGTCCTTTAAAATGACACGGGTCGACCGCGGCGACTACCTGAAGTACATGCTGGAGAATTACTTCTTCCGCCTGCCCAAATTAAAGGATATCACGCTGCAATTGCTGAACGTGGTTTACCGGATGGGTCATAGCCAATCGCCCGGGCTGGAGAAAAAGGTCA
Proteins encoded in this window:
- a CDS encoding Cthe_2314 family HEPN domain-containing protein, which encodes MTDDQEIDEQAISQLDWNAQSLFITLLGQEVQRVTTAILLDKHEKTSEYALYMKAVNDVLFNLSQSFWDIDMTIKLIEFAKPKIKSFKMTRVDRGDYLKYMLENYFFRLPKLKDITLQLLNVVYRMGHSQSPGLEKKVRKHPAVQTNKLFYYLDYFDESFEKIRPLRDRIAHRGDLEDSTLAMISSYQLYPYNDEVYHDQLEDMIAYNYVFEKNQGILKQAVLILLMHIKDDFDKVAGNLSRTP